A single window of Sphingobacterium sp. ML3W DNA harbors:
- a CDS encoding Fur family transcriptional regulator — MSKEQQQEKTAFESVDFAALLKQYQLKVTQPRLRTLEIISTKKSAISQPELEKLIGKEIDRVTLYRVLSSFEEKGILHKIFDLNGTATYALCSTNCSEHEHHDQHIHFICRRCNSVYCMEEITLPSFNLPKGYKLEAVAINALGLCDQCQEK, encoded by the coding sequence ATGAGTAAAGAGCAACAACAAGAAAAAACAGCATTTGAAAGTGTCGATTTTGCGGCTTTGCTAAAGCAATATCAACTCAAAGTGACACAACCCAGATTGCGTACTTTGGAAATTATATCTACTAAAAAATCGGCCATATCACAACCCGAATTAGAGAAATTAATAGGTAAAGAAATCGACCGTGTCACCCTATATCGCGTACTCTCTTCTTTTGAAGAGAAGGGGATTTTACATAAAATTTTTGACCTGAATGGCACTGCTACTTATGCCCTTTGCTCTACAAATTGCTCTGAACATGAACATCATGACCAGCATATTCACTTCATCTGTAGACGATGCAATTCCGTTTATTGTATGGAAGAAATCACACTCCCAAGCTTTAATCTTCCCAAAGGTTATAAGCTCGAAGCTGTAGCGATAAATGCCCTTGGTTTATGTGACCAATGCCAGGAAAAATAA
- the fsa gene encoding fructose-6-phosphate aldolase → MKFFIDTANLEQIKEAQDLGVLDGVTTNPSLMAKEGISGDENVINHYKAICAIVDGDVSAEVISTNYEGMIKEGEALAKLDDKIVVKVPMIKDGIKAIKYFSKKGIKTNCTLVFSAGQALLAAKAGATYVSPFIGRLDDISTDGLGLIEEIRLIYDNYSFPTQILAASVRNSAHILGCAKIGADVMTGPLSAITALLKHPLTDSGLATFLADHAKAAGK, encoded by the coding sequence ATGAAATTTTTTATTGACACAGCAAACTTAGAGCAAATCAAAGAAGCACAGGACTTAGGTGTATTAGATGGGGTAACTACAAACCCAAGTTTAATGGCCAAAGAAGGAATCAGTGGGGACGAAAATGTAATCAATCATTACAAAGCAATCTGTGCTATCGTGGATGGTGATGTAAGTGCAGAGGTAATTTCTACAAATTACGAAGGAATGATCAAAGAAGGCGAAGCACTTGCAAAATTAGATGACAAGATTGTTGTTAAAGTCCCTATGATCAAAGATGGTATCAAAGCGATTAAATATTTCAGCAAAAAGGGAATCAAAACAAACTGTACTTTGGTTTTTTCAGCAGGTCAAGCATTATTAGCTGCTAAAGCTGGAGCAACTTATGTATCACCTTTTATAGGACGTTTAGATGACATTTCGACAGATGGTTTAGGCCTAATTGAAGAGATTCGTTTGATCTATGATAACTACAGTTTCCCTACCCAGATTTTGGCTGCATCGGTACGTAACAGTGCTCATATCCTAGGTTGCGCTAAAATTGGAGCTGATGTTATGACAGGTCCTTTATCAGCAATTACAGCTTTATTGAAACACCCTTTAACAGATAGCGGTCTTGCTACTTTCTTAGCTGACCATGCTAAAGCGGCAGGTAAATAA